The Thermodesulfobacteriota bacterium DNA segment ACGACGAAGACCATCGCCGGCACCACGGCCCGCACCACCGGCTACAGCTTTGACCTGGCCGGCAAGCCCAACGGGATGGCCTATCCCGGCGGCTACCTGGTCAAGTACACGTACTACCCGGGCAGCGGACTTCTGAAGACCGGGCCGGGCGGTGGCGGCCAGGTGAAGAGCTACTCCGACATGCGGGCCCTCACCTTCTCTCTGCCGGCTCTGGCCGAGGGCTCGCTCTTCGAGATTGCCGCCCGCTTCGAGAAGAGGCCAGTCCTGGCGGGACAGTTTGTGCAGCGCTTCGACCTGCACTTCCCTCTGGTCCGCTACGCCGAGCCCCATCTGGTGCGGATCGACCCGGTCTTCCGCAGCGAGATCTCGGTGACGGCGGCTGCCGGCCCAGGGCTGCGCTGGCAGGGTCACGGTGCCCCTCCGGTCCAGGAAGAGGATGAGGGCGCGGCCCGCCGCTACCGCTGGACCCTGGACAACCTGCCGGGCTTGCCCCTGGAGAAGTTCATGCCCAGCCTGGATGACCTCCTGCCCTCCATCGTGGTCACCACCCTGCCGGACTGGAACGTTGTGGATTCGTGGGCCCATGGGCTGTTCGCGGGCGGGGTCGAGGTCACCGGCGCCATCCGGGAGCAGGCCCAGGCGGTCACCGCCGGCCTCGACGGCCGGGAGGCCCGGGTGGCCGCCGATCTCGGCCGGGGCGGCTACCAGCCCCACCGGGCCGGGGAGGTGCTGGCCAACCGGTACGGGGACTGCAAGGATCAGGTGGTGCTGCTCCTGTCCCTGTTCCAGGCAGTGGGCATCGAGGCCTTTCCTGCCCTGGTCAACCCGGTGGGCAGCGCCGATGCCCGGCCCGATCTTCCCAGCTACGGCTTCGGCCATGCCATTGTCTATCTTCCCGGCCCGGAACGGGAGCTGTGGCTGGATCCGACCCCGGTGGGGGAGGCGGTCCGCCTGCACTGGACGGTCCAGGAGCGGCAGGCCCTGATCGTGGACGGCCGGGGAGGCCGGCTGCAGCGAACCCCGGCCGCCGGGGCAGGGGAGCACCAGGGACGCCTGGTCGTGACCAGCCGCTTCCAGGAGGGGAGGGTGGAGGTGGAGCTGACCCTGAGCGGCGAAGGCGGCATCAGCGACTTCCTGAAGGAGTCCTGCCAGCGGCTGCCCGAGGAGCGCCGGCCTGACCTGGTGCTGGCCCTCGTCCGCACCCTCCACCCCCTGGCTCAGGAGGTCGCGGCAGAGGTCGCCGACTGCGCCAGCGCCGCGCCGCCCTTCCGGGCCACGGCCCGCTACCGCCTGCCAGCGGTCAGTTCCCAGCTCCTGGACGCACCGGTGCAGGTGGGGGGGAGCGCCTTACCGGCGCTGGGTCTGTTCGCGGGTCTGGACAGCCTGCCGCTGCCGACTGCCC contains these protein-coding regions:
- a CDS encoding DUF3857 domain-containing protein, which translates into the protein MAYPGGYLVKYTYYPGSGLLKTGPGGGGQVKSYSDMRALTFSLPALAEGSLFEIAARFEKRPVLAGQFVQRFDLHFPLVRYAEPHLVRIDPVFRSEISVTAAAGPGLRWQGHGAPPVQEEDEGAARRYRWTLDNLPGLPLEKFMPSLDDLLPSIVVTTLPDWNVVDSWAHGLFAGGVEVTGAIREQAQAVTAGLDGREARVAADLGRGGYQPHRAGEVLANRYGDCKDQVVLLLSLFQAVGIEAFPALVNPVGSADARPDLPSYGFGHAIVYLPGPERELWLDPTPVGEAVRLHWTVQERQALIVDGRGGRLQRTPAAGAGEHQGRLVVTSRFQEGRVEVELTLSGEGGISDFLKESCQRLPEERRPDLVLALVRTLHPLAQEVAAEVADCASAAPPFRATARYRLPAVSSQLLDAPVQVGGSALPALGLFAGLDSLPLPTARRSPFANFLPLRIVNEWRYEVPQGLRLVGSLPAATAGGEALLRYRATSSQGQDHALVRYEIELERGEVAVAAYEPFYQATQRMLQEMSFRFAVAPRSVDPRGQELAERLGTSPGSIDEILALARHQLGRAQYGQAKELLEEAVIRAPSHGEAHYLLGLANGYLGDRDRASSLLKKARELGYRP